Within the Oncorhynchus gorbuscha isolate QuinsamMale2020 ecotype Even-year unplaced genomic scaffold, OgorEven_v1.0 Un_scaffold_753, whole genome shotgun sequence genome, the region TCCTCATCAGGTATACACCACACACCGCCTGGGAGCTTCCTCATCAGCTATACACCACACACCGCCTGGGAGCTTCCTCATCAGGTATACACCACACACCGCCTGGGAGCTTCCTCATCAGgtatacaccacacaccacacactgcctGGGAGCTTCCTCATCAGGAAACAAACAAGCACAGCCCCCCCTTGCTGTTCCGTCCTGTGTAAAGTTGTGCTGtcgtgtggttgtgtggttgtgtggttgccAGGGACAGCAGTCAGCCGGACGTCTTCTTCACCCTCAGTTACCACGGCGACCGGGGGCCCGTCAGTGTCCGCGTCCTCCTGACCAGTCAGAGTTTCCGCCTCAACGGCAGTAACAAGGCCTTTGATTCGTTGTTCTCCTTGCTGCGGTTCTACGTGGAGTCGTCCCATAGGCGGCTGCGGAGGGCGTGGCGCAGGGAGCGACCCATGACCTTACAGCAGCTGTGTAGGGGACGGATCGTGGAGTTGTACGGAGCGGAGAGGATAGATTCACTACCTGGGCTTAACCAGGTGgtcatacagtatctacaggacTATCCTTATAGTATATAGACACACCCTCCTACCGGAGAGTTTGGGGCACCACTTCCGTTTCAACAGACTGAAACTCTCTGAATGGTACTGACCCGAAACTACAATGGAGTGGAGCCCCAGAAAACAGAATGGGAATTTGCTGTTTtttacactctctgtctctggtctggttctgtggttctgtctctgttctgtggttctgtctctggtctggttctgtggttctgtctctgttctggttctgtggttctgtctctgttctgtggttctgtctctggtctggttctgtggttctgtctctgttctggttctgtggttctgtctctgttctgtggttctgtctctgttctgtggtTCTTATCTATGGCGTTCTGGTTCTGTGGTTCTGGTCTCTCTGTGATTCTGTCTCTTGGGCCAGTTCTAGGCTGGTCATGTCATGTACTGTAGTTCTGGTCTGTGGTTCTGAAGGTTCGGTGGGTTGGTTTCccaaaccttattctaaaatggatttaaaaaatgtttccctcatcaatctacacacaataccccataatgacatcacaataccccataatgacatcacaatatcacataatgacatcacaataccccataatgacatcacaataccccataatgacatcacaataccacataatgacatcacaataccccataatgacaaagcgaaaacaggcttttagaattttgggcaaaaaaataaaacagaaaccttatttacataagtattcagacccttttactatgagacttgaaattgagcctcaggtgcctcctgtttacattgatcat harbors:
- the LOC124019177 gene encoding suppressor of cytokine signaling 1-like; translation: IHHTPPGSFLIRDSSQPDVFFTLSYHGDRGPVSVRVLLTSQSFRLNGSNKAFDSLFSLLRFYVESSHRRLRRAWRRERPMTLQQLCRGRIVELYGAERIDSLPGLNQVVIQYLQDYPYSI